The nucleotide sequence TACATTTCTCCACTGTACTATGGTGGGGCTTTGCAAGGTGGTCCTATTAAGCAGGATGCAAGTTTTTTCCTCTACCAGCACTGCAAGgtttatgaatatttttttgtgctttaatttaaatgcacatctcttggccatgccccaccaAGACCATGGcccttttttaaatcaagtgAAATGTGCACGCAGCAGGCAATACATGTGCATctgggtgacttttaaaattcagtctgtGCATTTAAGCCTGACTGCTACTCGCATCTTCTAATTTATGCATGTGCCAAgcttttaaacttcacctttAAATGTTCAGCTAGCTTTGTTTTCAGAGAATACACAATAAATACTTCCAGGAATAACAAAGACATAGAACTTTAAAATGTAAGGGGTAATATTCAATGTCAGAACTGCAAATGGCACAACCAGAATTGAGAGAGACAAAATAAGATAACcatttgtatgagagagagaaggaagcatAAGCTAAccatttatatcactgtaagaggggtcacGAGTAACTCGGTGTGAGGTTTggtgggtggggtaggtttgggggagcagttttacatgcacagtcagaggtatgaacagcacagttgtgatttggagtgatgaaaggtaaaaaaaagagcAGATTTTTGCAATGTATTCTCTACTTGCCTTGATGCACTGCaatcaaggtaggtagagagtacattgccCAGCTTTCTCTTCTCATCTTCCATCCCtgcccttcattgccatctcctCTCACTCCTTTTTAGCTTTTCTTATATCTGTCTGCTTCCCTTGCCTACCCCTCCACTCCCACTCCCCTACTCTTCCATTCCTTTTCTCTCTATGTCAGCTTTGAATATAAATGCAGAATTCAGATGTGCAAGAAGCAGGCAGCGGCTCCATCATGTATGATGGTTTTTTTCTGGTGCATTGGATAGAAATATTAAGGGAAAAATGACCAGACAGGGTCAAGCAAGGACACTACCTGCTGCACATGCAAGCTATATATTTGTGACATAAATTAGAAGTATGACTAATTTTATACATATTAAATGCTTATTTTTACATTATCAGGAACTAAGATGCATGTAGTAGACATGTATGCTATATCTTTTCATAGGTACCTAAAATGGTACATCTGACTAGAAGTTGTATACTTAGTTTATATTGCttactgtcaatttttttttaattagtaagAAAGGATTCCCTACACATGTAAACAGGATGTGCATGCCTGACAGAATCGAAGATCTGAGATAAGAGAAAAATGCTTTATCAGTGCTATATGTAAAATTAAGTTGGTTTGAAATTCATACaaaacatttcagaaaaaaatctcttCTATTATTATTGTTTCCTCAATGGCATGTTAAATGCTCAGTTGAAAGAGTGTATATGATTCTGATAGCTGTGAAGACATGTCAGAGAAACACAGAATTGTACAAATCTGTCTATAGTGCTAGTGTGTACATTGTGAGAAGAGCTAAACAGTACCTGTTTCAGGTTCTCTTAATTTGATTACTTCCTTGTTTTGTGAGTTACCCTCGTGCCAGTACTGACACATATATCTCTTGCCCAGATGTTCCTTTCTCACGGTCAACCAGCTGCTGATTGAAAAACTGCCCCTCTCATCTTCACTGCTCTCTCCAATCACTGCATCCTGCAGGCTCTGAGATTCTTTACCAGCCTCAATCCATTCCACCTTAATAACGTCTGGGAAAAACCCCGTCAGGACGCACAGAAATGTCCCTTTCCCAGTTTTCTCAAGCTCTGCAGGAGAAGGAGGCAACATCTTTCCTTTGGGTTTCTTCAAAGGTGAATCTGATTTAAGCagagaaaataaatgttaaaaaaaaaaaaaggcaaaacaaaatatttgttcAAATACAGGGCAATGATTTTCAGGATCAAGTAACTAGTTGCATTACTGTGCTTATAAATaaacaagccgatacagtaaagcgcggccgcagttaccccgtttctaacctgctgtgtactcacaatttcgctgcgtaagtctaacccatgattcactatctgtttttaccgatccttaccgcttctttaactcaacgcgtatccctttccgcccgcggcatgtatatgtatgtaaacgatccgattagctgttccctcccatacagtaaagtgcacccCGACTATCgtctttttaacctgctatcttgccgtgtctttaacctactaatttaccgcctaccctgacccttgcgttagtgtggttcactggttgctcagcatattcaatttaaagctttaaccttggtatttaaggtTCAGCATGATCCCAGacattccattgcactgtctgtattcacaagaatgtaattatctgattctaccaccaaaagccacccagtcccaaaccaacccaatccacagaaaaaaaaatgcttctcgcacttagccgcccagtcccaaaccaacccaatccacagaaaaaaaaaatgcttctcgcacgtagccgcccagtcccaaaccaacccaatccaagcccaagcagagagagacgaaatttcacagtcccaaactttcccccagcccccgctcacctgccctggccgcggccacacaagcccccagcagcagcagtagaagtagaagggcggcgagaaagagcggcttcagcagccccgccggcgaaggtgaatacatgcacgcctgtaggtccaatatgagCACTCAAGGCAGTGAAGGTGCATGCGCACATGCCGTGACCTCAGACATCCAGCCGGTCATGGCATGTGCGCAtgtgccttcgctgccttgagcgtccgtattggacgtacaggcgtgcacgtattcactttagccggcggggctgctgaagccgctctctctcgctgcccttctactgctgctgctgggggcaagtttgggactgtgaaatttcgtctctctctgctggggcttggcttggattgggttggtttggtttgggactgtgaaatttcatctctcttgtccgtccgaaggagggtgctttgttgtgctccctgcctccgatcgccggctgctggggcttgctggcaccgggctcaaggcagcggggtctgtaggagaaccatccactttctggtacctgtcatttcaaacgtcatttgaaatgacaggtaccagcgcacccaggatactgtataggcgctgtatagcgcctatacagtaaaatggattgcgcttcatggatgcaCGTTGGACGTGggttggacgtggcttgcatttgcatgccatttaaatacagtatcgagtggtaggtgatccgaactgtgcatgcggcaaacgcaggtgcgccgggcactaacgcacctctttctaccgcaccttactgtatcggcccgaaagtaagGCAACTGAACAGAGCATGGTATCTGCAGTATCACTTGGGACAGTggtgactttatttatttattttttatgagtgTGGTATGCTCCATACTGAACATATTTTGAGGTGGAGCTTTAAGAAATCTTAAAGAAACTGCTGAGAGTAACACAAAcatgataggaaaaaaaaatatatgttaacTGCAAACCTCAACAATAttttgcaaaagtg is from Rhinatrema bivittatum chromosome 2, aRhiBiv1.1, whole genome shotgun sequence and encodes:
- the LOC115084535 gene encoding TCR gamma alternate reading frame protein isoform X1, whose protein sequence is MPRQEAPKSAAPCRGEGRLTAAPCCIDSPLKKPKGKMLPPSPAELEKTGKGTFLCVLTGFFPDVIKVEWIEAGKESQSLQDAVIGESSEDERGSFSISSWLTVRKEHLGKRYMCQYWHEGNSQNKEVIKLREPETGNVIEPTEDEIQDCPDNSTNVAEGIGTGMALNLNHNVAHITYILLLLKSSFYTLVVFFFLCKRKAPPAPDQVPSS
- the LOC115084535 gene encoding TCR gamma alternate reading frame protein isoform X2, coding for MLPPSPAELEKTGKGTFLCVLTGFFPDVIKVEWIEAGKESQSLQDAVIGESSEDERGSFSISSWLTVRKEHLGKRYMCQYWHEGNSQNKEVIKLREPETGNVIEPTEDEIQDCPDNSTNVAEGIGTGMALNLNHNVAHITYILLLLKSSFYTLVVFFFLCKRKAPPAPDQVPSS